The genomic segment CGTTCCCATGACCGGAACGCAAGGAGACACTCAGCCTGTCCGCTTCCAGGATCTCCGCGTAAACGTCGGGAGCGAACGCACTCATCCACGCAAGCAACGTAGGGCCAAAGTTGAAGCTTATCCTTGAATAATTACTCACGATATCTGTGATGCGGCCGTTTCCGTCAATCATCCTCGCGGCAAGATTAGGTGCATAACATTCCGAAGTGATGCGCTCGTTCCAGTCATGGAATGGATAGGCCGAGTCCTGGACCTCAATGGACTCAAGCCAGGGATTCTCCCGCGGCGGCTGGTAAAAATGGCAGTGGATACAAATGTATCGCTCCGCGGCGGATGGGCTCGCCTTTTCTTCCATCATTTCTTCTCCACCAGTGTCAGCATCGACGGTATCGGCGCACCATTCGTTGTCCCTGTTTCCTCAAGACGACGATCCATTAAAGCAGCAAACTTCAGGAAGCCAGATCTGTGCCCTGCGCGAAGGGGCTCCGTGCGCGCGGGACGAAGCTTAAGAGGATTGACGGGTTTTCCCGCCATCCTCATCTCAAAGTGGAGATGCGGACCCGTTGCGAGGCCGGTGGAACCAACAAAACCTATCACCTCGCCCTGAGTGACCTTTACGTTTCTTCTGATACCCTTTTTGACGCGTGACAGATGTCCGTAGTACGAGCGGTAACCGTTCCGATGTTCTATGGTGACAAGCTTTCCATAACCCCCCCGGCGTCCGGCAAAGAGGATGACACCGTCTCCCAGCGCTGAAACCGGCGTTCCCGCGGCCGCGGCATAGTCTATGCCTCTATGCGGCCTGTATACCTTAAGGATGGGGTGGCGGCGTTTCCCTGTGTAAGATGAACTGATCCTCCTGAAATTGAGGGGCGCCTTGAGAAATGCCCTTTTGAGACGTCTCCCGGCGGCGTCATAGTACTCCGCCGAGCCGTTCGTTTCATAGCGGTACGCCACGTATCTTCTGCCGTCGTTAACCAATTCGGCTGACAGGATATCGCCGAATTTCTTGAAGCCATCCCCGGCAAAAAAGCCTTCGACAACTATCTTGAATGTGTCCCCTTCCCTCAGGTCGGTATTGAAATCGATATCCCACGCAAAGATATCCGAGAGATCGAGGGCGAGAAGCACCGCATCCCTGCCGGAACCCAGGGCGGCGATAAGGCTGTCCTTGACGACGCCGCCAAAAGAGAGCTCTCTCTTCTCGTATTCCACTTTTTCAACCGCTGCGGTAAGCGAATCTCCATCCCGTGAAAGGTTCAGATAGGTGTCGTCGTCAATCCAGTATGTGAGGGAATTCAGCCTGTCCTCGGCATCTATTGTCATGCTGTATGGATGCCCCGAACAAAGTTCGCCGAGGTCATAGACGCCATCGGCCGCCTCCTTTGCCCGCTTAAGGTCGGCCACGTGCAGTTTGTTGCGTTCAAAAAGCCGGGAAAGATAATCCCCTTTCCGGACAGTCCCTGATACTTTTCGGAAGTTCTGCTGCCTGTCCTCCCTGAGTACCGTCTTCCCTTTTTCGCGCCTGGGGACGGCAAAGATCACCAGACAGGCTATAACAACAAGGAGCACGACAGCTTTGCCTGCGTTAATTCTCTTCATAACCCCCCGATGAAGCATTTCCGGTTTGGTAAAGACCCAAAATATTCGCCCCCTGATATAGCTATAACTCTATCCGATACGCAGTTAAAGGTCTGTAAACCGTTTTACACGTTTTTATGAGTTTACATAAAGAATTAAAACTAAATCGATGAAACTTCAAGGAAAAAAGTGAAAAAGGGGGAAAGAGACAATCTCCCTTGCCCCCCTCTTGTCACAAAGGAGGGGGGGTAGGGCCTCCTTTGATGACAAAGCAACGGAAAGTGTCCCTTTCCTGCATCTTACAGCCTGAACCTGATTCTTTCTCTTTCCTGAAACCTGAAGCCTGAAACGGTTTCCCCCTTACCTCCTCTTCTCTTTCTCGACCTTGCGCTTTTCCTCGTCCCGTATTTCGCGCCTCAAGAGCTTGCCGACCTTCGATTTCGGCAGCATGTCCCGGAACTCGATGTATCCGGGGACCTTATACGGGGCGAGCCTTTCCCTGCACCACCGTATCAGCTCTGTACTACCAATCCCTTTCGCGTCCTCCTTGAGTACCACTATTGCCTTTATCCTCTCCCCGACTTTCGGGTCCGGGATACCGATGACACAGGCGCCAATGACCGTGGGGTGATCCTGAAGGGCGGCCTCCACTTCGGAGGCAGATACCCGGTATGCCTTGTATTTAATGATGTCCGCGGTCCTCTCGACGAACTCGATCTCTCCTCTCTCATTCATCTTGACGAAATCACCCATCCGGTAATAAATATCGCCATTGATACCCACGTATGAATAGGCCGTTTCTTCGGGCTTGTTGATATATTCCTTCAATGTGTAGGGCGACGTTACAACCAGCTCCCCCAGTTCACCGGGCGGCAGCTTTTCCAGGGTTTCCCTGTCCACCACCATGGATTTTCTCGATTTCAAAGGGGTTCCAATGACGGTGGGAGAAGGCTCCTGCGTCAGGAGGCTGTACGTGACGTGCCCTATCTCCGTGGAACCGTAAACCTGGTAAAGAGGTATGGAATATTTTTCCTGCCATGTCCTGAAGACCTCCACGGGAAGAACATCGCCGCCGCAATAGCAATACCGGAGGGAACTCATATCGTACTGATCGATCCTGTCATTCTCCAGCATCATCCTGTACAATGCCGGAACACCCAGCATCCATTTGATCCTGTATCTCTCTATGGCGGAAAGCGTGGCGTCCACCTCCGGCAGCGGCATGAGCACAACGGTATTGCCGTAGTTGAATCCGAAGGCGATGGAAAACCCCTTTGCCATGATATGGAAAAGCGGGTTTATCATCAGGACCGCGTCGTTCCCTTCATCTACGAAGTCGCCGATAACGTCTTCCATAACATCTCGTATGTAGGTGACCTCCCCCGTGTGATTGCCCGGGACACCCTTCGGAAACCCGGTGGTGCCCCCGGTATACATGATATAGGAAAGGTCGCTCATCGGGTCGATCTCGAGCTTCGGCAGGTCCGGGACGGTCTTCTGGACGATGTCCTTGAAAAAGAATATCTTCTCCCCCTTTTCCACCTTGCCAATGGGTATCTTGTCGAACATGTGGCCGACGGCCCGTTTCCAGGGCGATACAAAATCGATGAGGTTCGTGACGATGACCCGCTTCAGGTTCGTCTTCTGCATAACCTCTTTCACATATACGAAGTTCGTATCCAGGCAGATCACCGTTTCGATCCCGGAGTCCTCTATCATGTACTCGATCTCGAAGGCCGTGTATATCGGGGATACCGGTACGGTCACAGCCCCGATCCTGTTTATGGCGAAATTCGCTATGATCCATTGGGGACAATTCGAGATGTAGAGCATCACCCTGTCCTGGGGCTTTATCCCCATTTTGACAAGGCCTGTCGCGAATTGATGGACCAGGGTCTCCAACCGCCCATAGGTAAAGCGTTCGCCAAGGTATATGAGCGCTGTCTTGTAAGAATATTTCTTGCACATCTCCTCAAAACGGGTAAATGTGTATTCGCGTTCTAAGGACGCCATTATTTCACCTCTCATACTCCAAAATACGCGGATTTGACATCCGGGTTGTCGAGCAGTTCTTCCTTCGTTCCCATGAGGACACTGGAGCCGTTTTCCAGTATATACCCGTAGTCAATTATGGGCATTACCGGCCGGGCGTACTGTTCCGTGATGATTATGGAAATGCCTTTTGAATCCCGGATCGCCTTTGTCCCGTTGATAACAATCTCCTGGTATGCGGGGCTGAGGCCCAGCAGCGGCTCATCGAGGAGAAGCATTTTCGGCGAGGCCATGAGGGCCCTCCCTATCGCGAGCATCTGCTGCTCACCTCCGCTTAAGAAACCTCCCTGTCTGTTCAGATGGTCCTTGAGCCTGGGAAAGAGATCGAGGACATACTCCAGGTTGTGCCTTCTCTCTCTGCCGCTCGTCAGGTATGACCCGATCTTCAGATTCTCCAGTACGGAGCTCTCGGGAAATATTCTCCGGCGCTCGGGACATAGAACGATACCGGCCTTTGCCCTGAGGTGCGGCTTGACCTCACTCACGTCTCTTCCGTCGAAGAAGATCCGTCCGTATACGGATATCCTCTCCCCGCCGCGCATCTCTTCTTTCCTCTTAATATCCAGGATTATCCCGGAGAGTGCGTACATCAGGGTGCTCTTCCCTGCGCTGTTGGAGCCGAATATACCGATGATCTTTCCCTCGTCGCACGTCAGACTCATATTGTTGAGGGCGATCATGTTCTCGTAAAACACCATAAGCTCAAAGGCTTCAAACATAGTTACACCCCTTCGCTTCCAAGGTAGGCCTCTCTCACCCTCTTGTCTTCTATCACATCCAGGGGGTGGCCTTCGGCGATCTTTTCACCGAAGTTCAGTGCCATGATCCTCGTTGCCACCTTGAAAAGTTCCCTCAATCGATGCTCGACCATGATAAGCGTTATTCCCTCCGTCTTCATCTTTTCGATGAGAGGGACCATGCCGGCTATCTCGCTCATGCTGAGTCCGGAAAAGACCTCGTCACAGAAAATGATCTCGGGCCGCAGCGCCATGCACCTCGCGAGCTCGAGCCGTTTCTGGTAGCCTGTCGGAAGCGCAGAAGCAAGCTTGTAAGGTACCCGCGAATCGCGCTCGAATCCGATCTCTTCAAGGATATCCACCGCCACCGTGTCCCTGTCGCCGTGTTTTCCGCCTCCGCGCCATCCACCTGTCAGGCGGGCCCGTGGCGACCACAGTGGGATGATGAGGTTCTTGAACGCAGGAAGCGAATAATAGGGCCTCATTATCTGGAAGGTTCTGGCAATCCCCACATGGGCGATCTTGTGCGGCTTCCAGCCGGTGATGTCCTTTCCCTTGAACCTCACCTGTCCCGCTTCGGTTTTGATGAAGCCTGTTATGCAGTTGATGAGGGTCGTCTTTCCCGAGCCGTTGGGGCCGATGATGCCAAAGACATCACCCTCCGATATTTCAAAGCCTACATCCATGAGCGCCTTCAGTCCCCCGAAAGTCTTCGTGATGCCCTTTACTGTCAATATCGGTTCAGCGCTCATACCTTCACCCACCTTTCGAACTGGTGATATTTTCTCTGAAGGTAGACCATTATCCCCTCGCTTTTGAATACTATGAACCCCGTGAGAATCGCACAGTAGATGACGATCCTGAACGTACCGAAAGCACGCAGGACCTCCGACAGCGGCACCAGGATGAATGCTCCGATCAAAGCACCGACCAGTGTCCCGCCGCCGCCGATAACAACCGCGGCTATGGGAATGATGGAAAAGTCGAGGGCAAAGAGGGAGATGCCCGCCCACATATACAGGTGAGCGATGTACGCCCCGGCGAAGCACCCGATCAGAGACGCTACAAAGACCGCAATGATCCTCATATGCGTCACGTTGATACCCGATGCCTTAACCGACTGGTCGTTGTCCTTCACCGCCCGCAATACAAGTCCCACGTCCTGGTTTACGAACCTGCGCATTGCGAAGAGAAAGAGAAGGGCGATGATGATTATCGTGTAGTTCTCCACATACGCATTGGGAAAGCCATCGAGACCCGTCATACCATTTGTACCGCCGAATATATTCAGCGCCTCGATGATCCTCGTGAACAAGAGAGGATACATGAGTGTGACAATTGCAAAATAAACGCCCCTCAGCGGCAGGCAGGGCAACAGCAGAAATGTACACACCACCGCGCCGCTGATCGTTGCCAACGGCATCGCAAAGTACATGGGAAGCCCGAGATGAACGTTGTAGATCGCGGTGAAATATCCGCCTACACCGGTAAAGAATGCGCCGCCCAGGCAAACCAGACCCACATAATTCGCCAGGAAATCAAATGCGATGGCGAGCAGCGCGTAGGCGCACATGATATTGATGACCTTTTTCCAGTAGGGGGCCAGTTCGAATACAAAGGGAAGCGCGAGAAGACCAACTATGAGGAGGATCCTCGGCCCCATCAGGTAGAAGATCTCGCGGGCGGAGGTTATGGCGTAGAGCCCCTCCGTTCTCACCTTGAGTCCCCTGTCGATTCGCTCTTTCCGCATCATTGTTTCCATGGCTACACCCTCTCTTCCAGTTCTTTCTGTCTACCAAAGATCCCCGAGGGCTTGATAAGCAGTGTGATGATAATGGCGAGAAGGGCAACCACCATCTGGTAGTGGGCTGAGATGAAAGACTCCGTCAGTATCTGGGCAAACCCGATGATAAAGGAGGCAACGATCACCCCGCCCCAGCTTCCCAGCCCTCCGATAACGCAGACCGCAATGGCGAAAATGAGGACATTGTACCCGGTCTCAACGACGATGTTGCCGAGGGGAAGAAGAAGCACCGCCGCGAGACCGGCCAAAGCAGAACCGATCGCCAGGGAAACAACGGCGGTCATGTCGGAATTAATACCAAGCATCATCGCCGCCCTTTCGTCCTGGGCAATGCCGCGAAAAGCGAGTCCTATCCTCGTGTAACGCGTGAACAAATAGAGAAGTACGAATGTCAGGAGCCCTCCCCCGACAACAAGCAAGCGCTGATAGTCTACACTCGCCCCGAGTATATTGACCGAGCCGGCAAAGAAAACGGGAAGGGTAAATGTCCCCCCGCGCAGTCCTCCCCATCTCAGGCCCTCAAGTATCGCAAGTCCTATAGCATATGTTGCGATTATCTCCGATATCTCCATGCCCCTTATGCGGACAAGTATGAACTGATAGATCAACGCGCCAATTATGGCGGTGATGCCAATGCCCGCAATGATCGCCAGCGGATACGGAAAACCTGCAAACTCGTTCACGAAGAGCCAGGTCAGGTATCCGGCGCTGATATACAGGGCCCCGTGCGCGAAATTGGGGACCCTGCTTATGCTGTAAACCAGCGTGAAGCCCAGCGATATCAGGGAGAGGGTGATGCTGTTTATGATCCCGTATACGACAAGCTCCATATATCCCCTCTTTTCTTTATTACTTCATCCACGGCGGGAATAAGACCTTTCCTTCTGACACGCTCGGCGGGAAGATCTGCACTCTTTTGCCCTTTTGCCATTGAATAATGCCCGTTACCGCGCCTTCTTTCGGATCAAGGGACGGGATGATCTGGTGTGTCTTTTTGTCGAATCTCATCCTGCCGTATACCCCCATGATGTCCAGATTCTCGAGGGCCGTGATGACCTTGTCCGAATCGGTGCTGCCGGCTTTCTCGATTGCGTCTTTCAACTGATAAACTGCCATGTAGCTTGACGATGTGCCGTATCCCTCGGGCTCCAGGCCCCATTTTTTCTTGTAGGCATTGACAAATTTCATCGTCCAGGGAGTGATCTTCGAGGGTGAGTTTCCCCCGTTGACAAGGTTAACGATAAGGAATTCTCCCTTGCCTCCGGAGGCCTTCCAGAAACCAGGCTGCTCTGCCGCGTTAACAAACCCTACAGGGATGGACTTGAGTTTC from the Syntrophorhabdaceae bacterium genome contains:
- a CDS encoding peptidoglycan DD-metalloendopeptidase family protein; translation: MKRINAGKAVVLLVVIACLVIFAVPRREKGKTVLREDRQQNFRKVSGTVRKGDYLSRLFERNKLHVADLKRAKEAADGVYDLGELCSGHPYSMTIDAEDRLNSLTYWIDDDTYLNLSRDGDSLTAAVEKVEYEKRELSFGGVVKDSLIAALGSGRDAVLLALDLSDIFAWDIDFNTDLREGDTFKIVVEGFFAGDGFKKFGDILSAELVNDGRRYVAYRYETNGSAEYYDAAGRRLKRAFLKAPLNFRRISSSYTGKRRHPILKVYRPHRGIDYAAAAGTPVSALGDGVILFAGRRGGYGKLVTIEHRNGYRSYYGHLSRVKKGIRRNVKVTQGEVIGFVGSTGLATGPHLHFEMRMAGKPVNPLKLRPARTEPLRAGHRSGFLKFAALMDRRLEETGTTNGAPIPSMLTLVEKK
- a CDS encoding AMP-binding protein, with product MASLEREYTFTRFEEMCKKYSYKTALIYLGERFTYGRLETLVHQFATGLVKMGIKPQDRVMLYISNCPQWIIANFAINRIGAVTVPVSPIYTAFEIEYMIEDSGIETVICLDTNFVYVKEVMQKTNLKRVIVTNLIDFVSPWKRAVGHMFDKIPIGKVEKGEKIFFFKDIVQKTVPDLPKLEIDPMSDLSYIMYTGGTTGFPKGVPGNHTGEVTYIRDVMEDVIGDFVDEGNDAVLMINPLFHIMAKGFSIAFGFNYGNTVVLMPLPEVDATLSAIERYRIKWMLGVPALYRMMLENDRIDQYDMSSLRYCYCGGDVLPVEVFRTWQEKYSIPLYQVYGSTEIGHVTYSLLTQEPSPTVIGTPLKSRKSMVVDRETLEKLPPGELGELVVTSPYTLKEYINKPEETAYSYVGINGDIYYRMGDFVKMNERGEIEFVERTADIIKYKAYRVSASEVEAALQDHPTVIGACVIGIPDPKVGERIKAIVVLKEDAKGIGSTELIRWCRERLAPYKVPGYIEFRDMLPKSKVGKLLRREIRDEEKRKVEKEKRR
- a CDS encoding ATP-binding cassette domain-containing protein encodes the protein MFEAFELMVFYENMIALNNMSLTCDEGKIIGIFGSNSAGKSTLMYALSGIILDIKRKEEMRGGERISVYGRIFFDGRDVSEVKPHLRAKAGIVLCPERRRIFPESSVLENLKIGSYLTSGRERRHNLEYVLDLFPRLKDHLNRQGGFLSGGEQQMLAIGRALMASPKMLLLDEPLLGLSPAYQEIVINGTKAIRDSKGISIIITEQYARPVMPIIDYGYILENGSSVLMGTKEELLDNPDVKSAYFGV
- a CDS encoding ABC transporter ATP-binding protein produces the protein MSAEPILTVKGITKTFGGLKALMDVGFEISEGDVFGIIGPNGSGKTTLINCITGFIKTEAGQVRFKGKDITGWKPHKIAHVGIARTFQIMRPYYSLPAFKNLIIPLWSPRARLTGGWRGGGKHGDRDTVAVDILEEIGFERDSRVPYKLASALPTGYQKRLELARCMALRPEIIFCDEVFSGLSMSEIAGMVPLIEKMKTEGITLIMVEHRLRELFKVATRIMALNFGEKIAEGHPLDVIEDKRVREAYLGSEGV
- a CDS encoding branched-chain amino acid ABC transporter permease, translated to METMMRKERIDRGLKVRTEGLYAITSAREIFYLMGPRILLIVGLLALPFVFELAPYWKKVINIMCAYALLAIAFDFLANYVGLVCLGGAFFTGVGGYFTAIYNVHLGLPMYFAMPLATISGAVVCTFLLLPCLPLRGVYFAIVTLMYPLLFTRIIEALNIFGGTNGMTGLDGFPNAYVENYTIIIIALLFLFAMRRFVNQDVGLVLRAVKDNDQSVKASGINVTHMRIIAVFVASLIGCFAGAYIAHLYMWAGISLFALDFSIIPIAAVVIGGGGTLVGALIGAFILVPLSEVLRAFGTFRIVIYCAILTGFIVFKSEGIMVYLQRKYHQFERWVKV
- a CDS encoding branched-chain amino acid ABC transporter permease, yielding MELVVYGIINSITLSLISLGFTLVYSISRVPNFAHGALYISAGYLTWLFVNEFAGFPYPLAIIAGIGITAIIGALIYQFILVRIRGMEISEIIATYAIGLAILEGLRWGGLRGGTFTLPVFFAGSVNILGASVDYQRLLVVGGGLLTFVLLYLFTRYTRIGLAFRGIAQDERAAMMLGINSDMTAVVSLAIGSALAGLAAVLLLPLGNIVVETGYNVLIFAIAVCVIGGLGSWGGVIVASFIIGFAQILTESFISAHYQMVVALLAIIITLLIKPSGIFGRQKELEERV